Proteins from one Lachnospiraceae bacterium KGMB03038 genomic window:
- a CDS encoding iron-containing alcohol dehydrogenase, with the protein MYTEIREYVRFVPSVIAPGAINLIADKVKDLGGTKALIVADAFLEEPIKTIKNRLDEAGIPHVEFTDIVPDPTDTSVYAGTKVAKEAGGIDIVIAMGGGSAMDTAKAINVLLKNPEPLNRYYVTEQNIAPEPSYPIIAIPSTSGTGSESTFAAMVTNTEVHGKRALRSDGACLPKLALLDPELTYSMPPALTANSGVDAFSHAAEAFSCKKANPIADALARESMEMIVKYLPRAVENGDDKEARYYMYVGSNLAGMAVSNSLCHFGHSFGHSLGAVAHIPHGACMAAAIPETYASLAKVEYDKIKWMAELVSGEEIPEGISAEELEKRAREAFYKFIKLTKAPTLKDYGVTREQVMKTAEIIPTDGAFDHAKYVPTEEDIKGMLTRIADRFC; encoded by the coding sequence ATGTATACAGAAATCAGAGAATATGTAAGATTTGTTCCATCAGTCATCGCGCCAGGAGCGATTAATCTAATCGCGGATAAAGTAAAAGATCTGGGAGGAACCAAGGCGCTGATCGTAGCCGATGCGTTTCTGGAAGAGCCAATAAAGACGATCAAGAATAGGCTGGATGAGGCGGGAATCCCGCATGTTGAATTTACAGATATTGTTCCAGATCCAACAGATACATCCGTTTACGCAGGGACAAAAGTTGCCAAAGAGGCTGGAGGCATTGACATTGTTATTGCTATGGGAGGCGGAAGCGCTATGGATACAGCTAAAGCAATCAATGTGCTGTTAAAAAATCCAGAGCCGCTTAATCGCTATTATGTAACAGAGCAGAATATCGCGCCGGAACCAAGTTATCCGATCATCGCGATTCCATCTACTTCAGGAACCGGCTCAGAGAGTACCTTTGCGGCAATGGTTACAAATACAGAAGTACATGGGAAGAGAGCTCTCCGCAGTGATGGAGCATGTTTGCCTAAGCTGGCCCTGCTGGATCCAGAGCTGACTTACTCTATGCCTCCGGCTCTGACTGCCAACAGCGGCGTAGATGCTTTTTCTCATGCGGCGGAAGCATTCTCATGCAAGAAGGCAAATCCGATTGCCGATGCGTTAGCCAGAGAATCAATGGAAATGATCGTAAAATATCTGCCCAGAGCTGTAGAAAATGGAGATGATAAAGAAGCCAGATATTATATGTATGTAGGATCAAATTTGGCAGGTATGGCAGTCAGCAACAGTTTGTGTCATTTTGGACATTCTTTTGGACACAGCCTGGGAGCGGTTGCTCATATTCCTCACGGCGCATGTATGGCGGCGGCCATACCGGAGACCTACGCATCTCTTGCCAAGGTAGAGTATGATAAGATAAAATGGATGGCGGAACTGGTCAGCGGAGAAGAGATTCCAGAGGGAATCAGCGCGGAAGAATTAGAGAAAAGAGCAAGAGAAGCTTTCTACAAATTTATCAAACTGACCAAAGCTCCTACTCTGAAGGACTACGGTGTCACCAGAGAACAGGTTATGAAGACGGCGGAGATCATTCCTACTGACGGCGCCTTTGATCATGCGAAATATGTTCCGACAGAAGAAGATATCAAAGGAATGCTTACAAGAATTGCGGATAGATTCTGCTAA
- a CDS encoding LysR family transcriptional regulator, which translates to MEFRVLKYFLMVAREENITHAAELLHITQPTLSRQLIQLEEELGVKLFQRSKHRIVLTEEGILLRRRAEELVALSEKTIEDIRHKDSEILAGTIMIGSGEFKTSQFLAELISSFHEKYPQVQFELYSGNADNIKERLDRGLLDIGLLGEPVDISKYHFARTPFKESWGVLVREDSVLAGKTEVTPEDLVRFPVIMTQRESVKNEVLNWFGDYADQIKSIAAGNLLYNLTELARCGLGSIITIQMNCAYAGLRFIPFSPRLEAGTVLVWKKGQIFSQAAEAFIQYAKEYLAGIYND; encoded by the coding sequence ATGGAATTTCGTGTACTAAAATATTTTTTAATGGTAGCCAGGGAAGAGAATATCACCCATGCCGCCGAACTTCTTCACATCACGCAGCCTACCCTTTCCAGACAATTGATCCAGCTTGAGGAAGAACTGGGCGTAAAATTATTTCAGCGAAGCAAGCACCGGATTGTACTGACAGAAGAGGGAATCCTTCTCCGCCGCCGCGCCGAAGAGCTTGTCGCTTTATCTGAGAAGACCATAGAAGATATCCGGCATAAAGACAGCGAGATACTGGCAGGCACGATCATGATCGGAAGCGGTGAATTCAAAACTTCCCAATTTCTTGCGGAACTGATTTCCTCTTTTCACGAAAAATATCCGCAGGTTCAGTTTGAGTTATACAGCGGAAACGCGGACAATATCAAAGAACGGCTTGACCGGGGCCTTTTAGATATCGGACTTCTGGGGGAACCGGTGGACATTTCAAAATATCACTTTGCCCGTACGCCATTTAAAGAAAGCTGGGGAGTTCTTGTGCGTGAAGACTCGGTTCTCGCCGGCAAAACAGAAGTAACCCCGGAAGACCTGGTCCGCTTTCCGGTTATCATGACGCAGCGGGAAAGTGTCAAAAATGAGGTGTTAAACTGGTTTGGAGATTACGCGGACCAAATCAAAAGTATTGCCGCCGGAAATCTCCTCTATAATCTGACTGAACTTGCCAGATGCGGATTGGGCAGTATCATTACCATACAGATGAACTGCGCTTATGCCGGCCTGCGCTTTATTCCTTTCAGCCCAAGATTAGAGGCCGGAACCGTTCTTGTCTGGAAAAAGGGCCAGATTTTCTCCCAGGCTGCCGAAGCTTTTATTCAATATGCCAAGGAATACTTGGCAGGCATTTATAATGATTGA
- a CDS encoding TlpA family protein disulfide reductase → MKKNRIWAILALSMAILLGACASGDNEEETGAVGTGQESSEEDSEEEYGKIFGDFETVAVSGETLTQDVFGQAELSMVNIWATYCGPCIQEMPELASLHQEYADQGVQILGLISDVSDPGDEAAAKIIEETGADYVHMIPSAELQSGILSMVSAVPTTIFVDQEGNMVGKAYAGARNKEEWAQIIEEKLSEVRQ, encoded by the coding sequence ATGAAGAAAAACAGGATATGGGCCATATTGGCATTGAGCATGGCAATTCTGCTTGGCGCCTGTGCTTCCGGCGACAATGAAGAAGAGACGGGAGCTGTAGGGACAGGGCAGGAGTCTTCCGAGGAGGATTCTGAAGAAGAATACGGGAAGATCTTTGGAGATTTTGAGACGGTCGCGGTCAGCGGCGAGACTTTGACCCAGGATGTGTTTGGACAGGCGGAACTTTCCATGGTAAATATCTGGGCCACCTATTGCGGCCCTTGTATCCAGGAAATGCCAGAACTAGCCAGCCTTCACCAGGAATACGCGGATCAGGGAGTACAGATCCTGGGGCTGATCAGTGATGTGTCGGATCCGGGAGATGAAGCGGCGGCTAAGATCATAGAGGAGACGGGCGCGGATTATGTGCATATGATCCCTTCCGCGGAATTGCAAAGCGGGATCTTAAGTATGGTAAGCGCGGTGCCGACCACCATCTTTGTAGACCAGGAAGGAAATATGGTGGGAAAGGCATATGCGGGAGCGAGAAATAAAGAAGAATGGGCGCAGATCATTGAGGAAAAATTAAGCGAGGTGCGGCAATGA
- a CDS encoding DUF362 domain-containing protein, with product MEKSKVYFTNMKTTLSENLPQKLKRLILTAGMDKIDFDGKYTAVKMHFGEPGNLAFLRPNYAAVVTDTVRELGGKPFLTDCNTLYVGGRKNALDHLDSAYQNGFSPFSTRCHVLIGDGLKGTDETLVPVDGEYVKEAKIGRAVMDADVFISLSHFKGHESTGFGGALKNIGMGCGSRAGKMEMHSAGKPYVEQENCIGCGNCIRVCAHDAPSIKDKKASIDQNKCVGCGRCIGVCPKDAVCASNDESNDILNRKIAEYSLAVVKDRPHFHISLVIDVSPNCDCHAENDIPIVPDVGMFASFDPVALDRACADAVNAQPVIAGSQLDEMPHVHHDHFIDSAPTTDWRVCLEHAEKIGLGTQDYELVRI from the coding sequence ATGGAGAAATCAAAAGTTTACTTTACAAATATGAAAACAACGCTGAGTGAGAATCTTCCGCAGAAACTAAAGCGTCTGATCCTGACCGCAGGAATGGACAAGATTGATTTCGATGGAAAATATACGGCGGTGAAGATGCATTTTGGAGAGCCTGGCAACCTGGCCTTCCTGCGGCCAAACTATGCGGCTGTAGTGACAGATACGGTAAGAGAACTGGGCGGGAAGCCATTCCTGACAGATTGTAACACCTTGTATGTTGGCGGAAGAAAAAATGCGCTGGACCACCTGGATTCTGCTTACCAGAATGGATTCTCACCCTTTTCCACCAGATGTCATGTACTGATCGGGGACGGGCTGAAGGGAACCGATGAGACGCTGGTCCCGGTGGATGGCGAATATGTAAAAGAAGCCAAGATCGGAAGAGCTGTGATGGATGCGGATGTATTTATCTCCCTGAGCCATTTTAAGGGACACGAATCCACAGGATTTGGCGGAGCCTTAAAGAATATCGGCATGGGCTGCGGCTCACGGGCCGGGAAAATGGAGATGCACAGCGCGGGCAAACCCTACGTGGAACAGGAGAACTGCATCGGCTGCGGCAACTGTATCCGTGTCTGCGCGCACGATGCGCCTTCGATCAAGGATAAGAAAGCTTCGATCGACCAGAATAAATGTGTGGGCTGCGGACGCTGTATCGGGGTCTGTCCCAAGGATGCGGTCTGCGCGTCCAATGACGAGTCTAACGATATCCTGAACAGAAAGATTGCGGAATATAGCCTGGCAGTAGTCAAAGACCGGCCCCATTTCCACATCAGCTTAGTCATTGATGTATCACCCAACTGTGACTGCCATGCGGAGAATGATATCCCCATCGTGCCGGATGTGGGAATGTTCGCCTCTTTTGACCCGGTAGCTTTGGACCGGGCATGCGCCGATGCGGTAAACGCCCAGCCGGTGATCGCAGGCAGCCAGTTAGACGAGATGCCTCATGTACACCACGATCATTTTATTGATTCCGCGCCGACCACAGATTGGCGGGTATGTCTGGAACATGCGGAGAAGATCGGGCTTGGGACTCAGGATTATGAATTGGTAAGGATATAA
- a CDS encoding GntP family permease translates to MKDVLIIVVPIVLLSVLCMKQIHTIIASLAASVLLMICSGMDIYEGLTVTYMEGFVSFIQSWFLMFLYGQVFAKILNISGAADSLARTILNLIGPKNISFALTIVGFLFTCGGISAYVSVFLLVPIGVEMCRRANIPRRFCLAGFTLGSVGAFATPFVPSIQNLLCADLFGTTLGAGGGIALGCMAVFFGLGLLYLKWYESYCAKRGMGFIETEEEEMREEKPAAHFSCALIPLLIPAVLYNVFDFSIEMALFAATCAAAVLNYKHLPHNSEEIKGLLTSSVSEAGDSCFQVCGVVGFGSIIVATSAYTNLTEALLNLNADPLLMALVSTGLLAGAAGSASAGIVLAGPVLQQFATAATAEHIHRLIVLGAVSCDTLPNCGFLYMQAAISKVPVKDSYLPIDFVLSLLLPLLIGILYIAILKLAGIA, encoded by the coding sequence ATGAAGGACGTTTTGATTATTGTAGTACCAATCGTATTATTGTCTGTATTATGTATGAAACAAATCCATACGATCATTGCAAGTCTAGCTGCGAGTGTCCTTCTAATGATATGCAGCGGAATGGATATCTATGAGGGGCTGACGGTAACCTATATGGAAGGATTTGTATCCTTTATCCAGAGTTGGTTCCTGATGTTTCTCTATGGTCAGGTATTTGCGAAGATTTTGAATATTTCCGGAGCGGCAGATAGTTTGGCCAGGACAATTTTGAATTTGATCGGCCCCAAAAATATATCATTTGCTCTTACGATTGTCGGTTTTTTGTTTACTTGTGGCGGGATATCGGCTTATGTTTCTGTGTTCCTGCTGGTTCCTATAGGGGTGGAGATGTGCAGAAGAGCCAATATACCCAGAAGGTTCTGCTTGGCCGGATTTACGCTGGGAAGTGTAGGAGCCTTTGCCACACCTTTTGTTCCCTCAATCCAAAATCTTTTATGCGCTGATTTATTTGGGACTACGCTGGGAGCTGGCGGAGGGATCGCCTTGGGATGTATGGCAGTTTTCTTTGGGCTGGGCCTTCTGTATCTGAAATGGTATGAAAGCTATTGCGCGAAAAGAGGAATGGGCTTTATAGAAACGGAGGAAGAAGAGATGAGGGAGGAAAAGCCGGCGGCTCATTTTAGCTGTGCTCTGATTCCCCTTCTGATCCCAGCGGTTCTTTATAATGTATTTGATTTTTCTATCGAAATGGCATTGTTTGCGGCAACTTGCGCTGCGGCTGTTTTGAATTATAAACATCTTCCTCATAATTCGGAAGAGATTAAGGGACTTTTAACTTCCTCTGTTTCGGAAGCCGGGGACTCCTGCTTCCAAGTCTGCGGAGTTGTGGGATTTGGCTCCATCATTGTTGCCACCTCCGCATATACAAATTTGACGGAAGCATTATTGAACCTAAATGCGGATCCGCTTCTTATGGCTTTAGTAAGTACAGGATTACTTGCCGGGGCGGCAGGGTCGGCCTCTGCCGGCATTGTTTTGGCAGGGCCCGTGCTGCAGCAGTTTGCCACAGCGGCAACAGCGGAGCATATCCACCGCTTGATCGTTCTGGGAGCAGTATCCTGTGATACGTTGCCAAACTGTGGTTTCCTCTATATGCAGGCCGCGATTAGCAAAGTGCCGGTGAAAGATTCATATCTGCCGATAGATTTTGTGTTATCTCTTCTTTTGCCTCTTTTGATCGGAATTTTGTATATTGCGATTTTGAAATTGGCAGGGATTGCCTGA
- a CDS encoding endonuclease III, translated as MTKKQLALEVIERLKKEYPDAGCTLDYDQAWKLLVSVRLAAQCTDARVNVVVEDLYKKYPDMEALAGAEPEQIEEIIRPCGLGKSKARDISACMRMLRDEYGGKVPKDFNALLKLPGVGRKSANLIMGDVFGEPAIVTDTHCIRLVNRIGLVDGIKEPKKVEMALWKIIPPEEGSDFCHRLVYHGRDVCTARTKPNCGRCCLADICKKTGVERE; from the coding sequence ATGACAAAGAAGCAGCTAGCGTTGGAAGTGATTGAACGGTTAAAAAAAGAATATCCGGATGCGGGATGTACACTGGACTATGACCAGGCATGGAAACTGCTGGTCAGCGTGCGCCTGGCAGCCCAATGCACGGACGCCAGGGTCAACGTGGTAGTGGAAGATTTATATAAAAAGTATCCGGATATGGAGGCCCTTGCCGGGGCGGAGCCGGAACAGATCGAGGAGATCATCCGGCCCTGCGGGCTGGGGAAAAGCAAAGCCAGAGACATCAGCGCCTGTATGCGTATGCTCAGGGATGAATATGGAGGAAAGGTTCCAAAGGATTTTAACGCTCTGTTGAAATTGCCGGGAGTGGGGCGCAAAAGCGCCAACTTGATCATGGGGGACGTGTTCGGGGAACCGGCTATCGTTACAGACACCCACTGTATCCGGCTGGTAAACCGGATCGGTCTGGTAGATGGGATCAAAGAACCCAAGAAGGTGGAGATGGCTTTGTGGAAGATCATTCCTCCGGAGGAAGGAAGTGATTTCTGCCACAGGCTGGTCTACCACGGAAGGGATGTGTGCACGGCCAGGACCAAGCCCAACTGCGGCCGATGCTGCCTTGCGGATATCTGTAAGAAAACTGGCGTAGAGCGGGAATAA
- a CDS encoding FAD-binding protein, whose amino-acid sequence MMKRVFEPIRIGREKLEIPNRFAATAAVTLTCDKNGYPTEHFISYYEGKAKGGWGLIFIEDTAVDKYGRSFDRVPGLWEDGQGEAMKGLTRRVHKFGSRIFAQIYHAGRQTKPDVIDGECTIAPSRIIDPNTRATPRAMSVREIEEMVVKFGEAAYRAKQAGFDGVEVHAGHGYLVNEFLSHYSNKRVDKYGGNIRNRCRFALEILQEIKKRCGDGFPVSMRISADEKVPGGITIEDAKVIAMLLEENGLDLMNVSAAVNASVQYVTPSAAVRHGVYVDLAEEIKQVVSIPVIGVGRVNDPFLAEAVLESGKCDLVGMLRASMADPELPNKAKEGRFEDIKTCVGCLIGCSGHLAKGISATCIFNPVMTRETEIPVKEAEIKKSVAVIGAGVGGMEFAITAARCGHEVTLIEKENIPGGQYRYAAVPPEKGELTSFLVWQQTQLKKLGVRMLMNTEATASLIETLRPDVAVVAAGAKPVFPPIPGVKGPQVFTAIQVLAGEVLPGKKGIVIGGGMVGGETAYHLSSHGYQVQAIIEMLPEILGDMPRNPKIYLNKALKEAGIDILTETVVKEIAEGMVVIEADGRQQEIQTDFVVIATGSKSCGQLAEELQGKVEKVLCLGDAKQPRSALEAIHEGYELAVNL is encoded by the coding sequence ATAATGAAACGGGTGTTTGAGCCGATTCGGATCGGCAGGGAGAAACTGGAGATCCCCAATCGTTTTGCGGCGACTGCGGCAGTGACTCTGACTTGTGACAAGAACGGCTATCCTACCGAACATTTTATCAGTTATTATGAGGGGAAAGCTAAAGGCGGCTGGGGATTAATTTTTATTGAAGACACGGCTGTTGATAAGTATGGGCGAAGCTTTGACCGGGTTCCGGGATTGTGGGAAGACGGACAGGGCGAAGCTATGAAAGGGTTGACCAGGCGGGTCCATAAGTTTGGCTCAAGGATTTTTGCTCAGATTTATCATGCGGGAAGACAGACGAAACCAGACGTGATCGATGGAGAATGTACCATAGCTCCTTCCAGGATCATCGATCCTAATACGAGAGCTACTCCGCGGGCGATGTCGGTCCGGGAAATAGAAGAGATGGTGGTAAAATTCGGAGAAGCTGCTTACCGGGCAAAACAGGCAGGATTTGATGGGGTGGAAGTCCATGCGGGTCATGGGTATCTGGTCAATGAGTTTTTATCCCATTATTCTAATAAACGGGTGGACAAATACGGTGGAAATATACGGAATCGCTGTAGATTTGCCTTGGAAATCTTACAGGAGATCAAGAAACGCTGTGGAGACGGATTCCCGGTGAGTATGCGGATTTCTGCGGATGAGAAAGTACCGGGAGGAATTACGATAGAGGATGCGAAAGTGATCGCTATGCTGCTGGAAGAGAATGGGCTGGATCTCATGAATGTATCGGCAGCTGTAAACGCCTCTGTCCAGTATGTAACCCCGTCGGCAGCAGTACGGCATGGAGTTTATGTGGATTTGGCGGAAGAAATAAAACAGGTAGTGTCTATACCGGTAATTGGAGTCGGAAGAGTCAATGACCCATTTCTGGCAGAAGCAGTCTTGGAGTCGGGGAAATGCGACTTGGTGGGAATGCTCCGGGCATCTATGGCAGACCCAGAGCTGCCAAATAAAGCAAAGGAGGGTAGATTCGAGGATATCAAGACATGTGTGGGATGTCTTATCGGATGTTCCGGGCACCTGGCAAAAGGAATCTCTGCCACCTGTATTTTTAATCCTGTAATGACACGGGAGACAGAAATCCCTGTTAAGGAGGCAGAAATCAAAAAGTCAGTGGCGGTGATCGGAGCCGGAGTGGGCGGTATGGAATTCGCTATTACAGCCGCCAGATGTGGACATGAAGTGACGCTCATTGAAAAAGAAAACATACCAGGAGGACAATACCGATACGCGGCAGTTCCTCCAGAGAAGGGAGAACTTACATCCTTTCTGGTATGGCAGCAGACACAATTGAAAAAACTGGGTGTCCGAATGTTGATGAACACAGAAGCGACAGCTTCCCTGATTGAGACTCTGAGGCCAGATGTGGCAGTTGTCGCTGCCGGGGCAAAACCAGTATTCCCACCAATACCAGGCGTAAAAGGGCCGCAGGTTTTTACTGCGATCCAGGTCCTTGCAGGCGAAGTCCTGCCAGGAAAGAAAGGCATCGTGATCGGCGGCGGGATGGTAGGCGGAGAAACGGCATACCACCTGAGCAGTCATGGTTACCAAGTGCAGGCGATCATAGAGATGCTGCCGGAGATTTTAGGCGACATGCCAAGAAATCCTAAGATCTATCTGAATAAGGCGCTGAAGGAAGCTGGGATTGACATTCTGACAGAAACAGTGGTAAAAGAAATTGCGGAGGGGATGGTTGTCATTGAAGCAGATGGCAGGCAGCAGGAAATCCAGACGGATTTTGTGGTGATCGCTACAGGATCCAAGTCTTGCGGACAACTTGCAGAAGAACTGCAGGGAAAGGTGGAAAAAGTACTCTGCCTGGGAGATGCCAAGCAGCCAAGAAGCGCTTTGGAAGCAATCCATGAAGGATATGAATTAGCAGTAAATTTATAA
- a CDS encoding 4Fe-4S binding protein: MELGDQSKNHQGKKKGRTGIRLWVQIGAAALTNGYFLGFLTGRIYRGPGKAVCVPGLNCYSCPGALGSCPIGALQSVLGSRDYRFSFYVVGFLIFAGSVFGRFICGWLCPFGLIQDLLYRIPFFRKRKNLPGHKKLVWLKYVILVLFVILLPSVIVDMVGQGSPWFCKYICPSGTLMAGIPLVASNEILRDAIGTLFAWKMGILTAIIILALWVYRPFCKYLCPLGAIYSLFNPAALYRYQIQQEKCTKCGRCASVCKMDIKVWEQPNSRECIRCGDCLRACPQGAIRRAGAAGRKREQKI; encoded by the coding sequence TTGGAATTGGGTGATCAGTCAAAGAACCATCAAGGAAAGAAGAAAGGAAGAACAGGAATCCGGCTGTGGGTCCAGATTGGAGCCGCGGCTCTGACTAACGGATATTTCCTGGGATTTCTTACCGGCAGGATCTACAGAGGGCCTGGCAAAGCAGTCTGCGTGCCAGGCTTAAACTGTTATTCCTGTCCGGGAGCGCTGGGATCTTGTCCCATCGGCGCTCTGCAGTCGGTGCTTGGCAGCAGGGATTACCGGTTTTCTTTTTATGTGGTGGGATTCCTGATTTTCGCGGGATCTGTATTCGGAAGATTTATCTGCGGATGGCTCTGTCCCTTTGGACTTATCCAAGATCTGCTGTACCGGATCCCTTTTTTTCGAAAGCGGAAGAACCTTCCGGGACATAAGAAGCTGGTCTGGCTGAAATATGTGATCCTGGTGCTGTTTGTGATCCTGCTGCCCTCTGTGATAGTAGATATGGTAGGCCAGGGCAGTCCCTGGTTTTGTAAGTATATCTGTCCCTCCGGTACACTGATGGCTGGGATTCCGTTGGTGGCTTCCAATGAAATCCTGCGGGATGCCATAGGAACGCTGTTTGCCTGGAAAATGGGAATCCTGACAGCCATTATCATACTGGCGCTGTGGGTGTACCGCCCATTCTGCAAATATCTGTGTCCGCTGGGGGCGATCTACAGCCTGTTCAATCCAGCGGCTCTCTACCGGTATCAGATCCAGCAGGAGAAGTGTACTAAATGCGGCAGATGCGCCTCTGTCTGCAAAATGGATATCAAGGTCTGGGAACAGCCAAACAGCAGAGAATGTATCCGGTGCGGAGACTGTCTGAGAGCCTGCCCCCAAGGGGCGATCCGCCGGGCGGGGGCCGCGGGAAGAAAAAGAGAACAAAAGATATAG
- a CDS encoding MerR family transcriptional regulator — MTIDEASERYNIPLDILHEYEQWGLCGAVKKVMGAWQYDDTDLEHLSMIMTLHDIGFETSEIEVYMKLLLERENSRDQRLKILDQKRRTLLDEIHFREKQLGHLDYLRYQIRNDHK; from the coding sequence ATGACCATTGATGAAGCAAGCGAACGCTACAATATACCCCTCGATATTCTCCATGAATATGAGCAATGGGGACTGTGCGGCGCGGTCAAAAAGGTAATGGGGGCTTGGCAGTATGACGACACCGACCTGGAACATCTAAGTATGATCATGACTTTACATGATATCGGCTTTGAAACTTCTGAAATAGAAGTTTATATGAAGCTCCTGCTGGAGCGGGAAAACAGCAGGGACCAGCGGCTTAAGATTCTCGATCAGAAGCGGCGGACGCTCTTAGATGAAATTCATTTCCGTGAAAAGCAGTTGGGACATTTAGATTATCTCCGCTATCAGATCCGCAATGATCACAAATAG
- a CDS encoding threonine/serine exporter family protein — MDYKRILEGILDIGEAMLCSGAENFRLDDTLYRMCKSYGFKRYDVFAIPSNIQITVETPEGEILTQIRHIESTGINYDRLDYLNNLARYVCKNTPDAEEMHEKYLEVMNREEQRPIVTYLAGIMGGTGFAVFFGCGITDGIVAVLVSAMIVFVGNWLGKRESNLMIYNLILAFLAETIIIGMTILGIGTHPDRIMIGIVMLLISALSTTNGIREVLQRDFISGLINIMNSILGAAGIAFGIAIAMRLFGGGHSDGYTLNPNVIIQLISCTVACTGFALWFKIKGKQVFYSSIGAFCTWAIYLLTFEIWPSNFVATMAGGVFVAGYAFIMSRVNKAPATIFLTASAFPLIPGPNLYYMMYGWVSGDVALAKQEGWVLLETCLGIALGFLIVDVVSRCVLYATKKDDQIRKKAI, encoded by the coding sequence ATGGATTACAAACGGATTTTGGAAGGGATTCTTGATATCGGAGAGGCGATGCTGTGCAGCGGGGCGGAGAATTTCAGGCTGGATGACACGCTGTACCGAATGTGCAAGAGCTATGGATTTAAACGCTATGATGTGTTTGCCATCCCGAGTAATATACAGATTACGGTGGAGACGCCGGAAGGAGAGATCCTTACGCAGATCCGCCACATAGAATCTACCGGCATTAATTATGACCGTCTGGATTATCTTAACAATCTGGCCAGATATGTCTGTAAGAATACGCCGGATGCGGAAGAAATGCATGAGAAATATCTGGAAGTCATGAATCGGGAAGAACAGCGGCCGATCGTGACATATCTGGCGGGAATCATGGGAGGGACTGGATTCGCGGTATTCTTTGGCTGCGGAATAACAGATGGGATTGTTGCGGTGCTGGTATCTGCCATGATCGTATTTGTGGGAAATTGGCTTGGAAAGCGGGAAAGCAACCTTATGATCTACAACCTGATATTGGCTTTTCTTGCGGAGACGATCATTATCGGCATGACCATCTTAGGGATCGGGACACATCCGGACCGGATCATGATAGGAATCGTCATGCTTCTGATCAGCGCGCTCAGTACGACCAATGGAATACGGGAAGTGCTCCAGAGAGATTTTATCTCCGGCCTGATCAATATTATGAATTCGATTCTGGGCGCGGCAGGGATCGCCTTTGGTATTGCTATTGCTATGCGGCTTTTTGGCGGCGGACATTCTGATGGATATACGCTGAATCCAAATGTGATCATACAGCTGATCTCCTGTACGGTTGCGTGTACAGGATTTGCGCTGTGGTTTAAGATCAAAGGAAAACAGGTATTCTACTCCAGTATCGGAGCGTTTTGTACTTGGGCTATCTACCTTTTGACTTTTGAAATCTGGCCCAGCAACTTTGTCGCTACTATGGCGGGAGGTGTTTTCGTAGCCGGTTACGCATTTATCATGTCCAGGGTCAACAAAGCGCCGGCAACCATATTTTTGACGGCCTCCGCCTTCCCTCTGATTCCCGGACCAAATCTCTATTATATGATGTATGGCTGGGTAAGCGGCGATGTGGCTCTCGCGAAGCAGGAAGGATGGGTGCTGCTGGAAACGTGTCTGGGGATCGCGCTTGGATTCCTGATCGTAGATGTGGTTTCCAGGTGTGTATTGTACGCAACAAAGAAAGATGACCAGATAAGAAAAAAAGCAATATAA